In Blautia sp. SC05B48, a single genomic region encodes these proteins:
- a CDS encoding helix-turn-helix domain-containing protein, protein MPKQTDKELGLFFKNARHEQKLTYEELAEKAEMSSRYLKEIENGGRVPSFHKIRKLVRALNVPPEPLFYPNNHTDNLDYQRLLMYLSKCNDEQITAILAIVEAYLRTYKIPTDHDKQDP, encoded by the coding sequence ATGCCAAAACAAACAGATAAAGAACTGGGATTGTTTTTTAAGAACGCCCGACACGAGCAAAAATTGACTTATGAAGAATTAGCTGAAAAAGCAGAAATGTCCAGCCGATATTTAAAGGAAATTGAAAATGGGGGCCGAGTTCCGAGTTTTCATAAAATCAGAAAACTGGTACGCGCTTTAAATGTTCCTCCTGAACCATTGTTTTATCCAAACAATCATACAGATAATCTTGATTATCAACGCCTGCTCATGTACCTGTCAAAATGCAACGATGAGCAAATTACCGCTATCCTTGCCATCGTAGAAGCATACCTGCGCACATACAAAATTCCTACAGACCACGATAAACAAGATCCCTGA
- a CDS encoding excisionase — protein sequence MAIKIEKGKIPIWEKYMLTVDEAVQYFGIGEKKIRMLISEHLNSECCFTVQVGCKSLINRKKFEAFLDQTTSL from the coding sequence GTGGCGATTAAAATTGAAAAAGGTAAGATTCCAATTTGGGAAAAATATATGCTTACGGTGGATGAAGCAGTGCAATATTTCGGAATAGGTGAAAAGAAAATAAGGATGCTTATTTCGGAACATCTAAATTCAGAATGTTGCTTTACAGTCCAGGTGGGGTGTAAGTCATTGATTAACCGTAAGAAATTTGAGGCCTTTCTGGATCAGACTACGTCTTTGTAA
- a CDS encoding MmcQ/YjbR family DNA-binding protein has protein sequence MKREEIFQYVKEQYGTEPEYLWKKDPDSAVLRHKNGKWYAIIMAVEKKTLGLEEDGKINILDVKCDPDLVGMLIETYGFLPGYHMNKRHWITILLDESVSEAKTLDFLDMSYDLIDSGK, from the coding sequence TTGAAACGTGAGGAAATTTTTCAATATGTGAAAGAGCAATATGGAACGGAACCGGAATATTTATGGAAAAAAGATCCTGATTCTGCGGTGCTTCGACATAAAAATGGAAAATGGTATGCTATAATTATGGCAGTGGAAAAGAAAACACTGGGATTAGAAGAAGATGGAAAAATTAATATCCTGGATGTAAAATGTGACCCTGATCTGGTTGGGATGTTAATTGAAACGTATGGATTTTTACCGGGGTATCATATGAATAAGCGACACTGGATTACGATTCTTTTGGATGAATCTGTCAGTGAAGCTAAGACGCTAGATTTTCTGGATATGAGTTATGATTTAATTGACAGTGGGAAGTAA
- a CDS encoding relaxase/mobilization nuclease domain-containing protein gives MAVTKIHGIKTTVDKAIEYICNPDKTGQNLYISSFACSPETAVLDFKYTLDHTHDCRDPHNTNKAFHLIQAFSPGEVSYEEAHQIGKELADRLLEGKYSYVLTTHTDKGHVHNHLIFCSADNITFSHYHDCKKNYWKIRNLSDTLCLEHNLSTIMPDGKKGMKYNEWAANKSESSKKTQLRKDINQTIRIVSTYSEFLTFMEAKGYEIKNAEFGENSRKYITFRSPDMSRPVRGSAKSLGKNFTKERIKERIENKRQKAIFPSVHNKLIDTNAPNIAGNIGLQKWANKENLKIVSAEYNKMFTHNLHNFSELEDRIALLHMQQKEVNTSVVSLESQIRHLREMLKYAEQYQKNKIYDDHYKSSKDPDRYFRKYESQIILFAGAEHILQENGINLKHLNSNKLQEQIADLISRKESLNTQYVSFKQEIKELELIHQNLSKYLKQDAPEIQRSSHNQLPSL, from the coding sequence ATGGCAGTTACAAAAATCCATGGTATCAAAACAACCGTTGATAAAGCAATAGAATACATCTGCAATCCAGATAAAACTGGCCAGAATCTATATATTTCTTCCTTTGCCTGCTCTCCCGAAACAGCCGTTCTTGACTTCAAATACACTTTGGATCATACACATGACTGCAGAGATCCGCACAATACAAATAAGGCATTTCATCTGATTCAGGCATTTTCCCCTGGTGAAGTTTCCTATGAAGAAGCCCATCAAATTGGCAAAGAACTTGCGGATCGCTTACTGGAGGGAAAATACTCCTATGTTCTGACAACACACACTGATAAAGGTCATGTACATAACCATTTAATTTTCTGTTCTGCAGATAACATCACTTTTTCTCATTACCATGACTGTAAAAAGAATTACTGGAAAATACGAAATCTCAGCGACACTTTATGCCTGGAACATAACCTGTCCACAATTATGCCAGATGGTAAAAAGGGAATGAAATACAATGAATGGGCTGCAAATAAATCTGAATCCAGTAAAAAAACGCAGCTGCGAAAAGATATCAACCAGACAATCCGGATCGTTTCCACTTATTCAGAATTTCTTACATTTATGGAAGCTAAAGGATATGAAATAAAAAACGCAGAATTTGGCGAAAACAGCAGAAAATACATTACCTTTCGTTCTCCCGATATGTCCCGTCCAGTGCGTGGAAGTGCTAAATCTTTAGGAAAAAACTTTACTAAGGAACGTATCAAAGAACGCATTGAAAATAAACGTCAGAAAGCTATTTTTCCTTCTGTTCATAACAAATTAATAGATACCAATGCTCCCAATATAGCAGGAAACATTGGACTTCAGAAATGGGCAAATAAGGAAAATTTAAAAATTGTCTCTGCTGAATATAACAAGATGTTCACACATAATCTACATAATTTTTCAGAACTTGAAGACCGCATAGCCTTGTTACATATGCAGCAAAAAGAGGTAAATACCTCTGTTGTTTCTCTCGAGTCTCAGATACGCCATCTTCGAGAAATGCTAAAATATGCCGAACAATATCAGAAAAATAAAATTTACGACGACCATTATAAAAGCTCCAAAGATCCAGATCGTTATTTCCGTAAATATGAATCTCAAATTATTCTTTTCGCGGGTGCTGAACATATTTTACAGGAAAATGGTATAAACCTGAAACATCTTAATTCCAATAAGTTGCAAGAGCAAATTGCAGATCTTATTTCCAGAAAAGAATCTCTAAATACTCAATACGTTTCTTTTAAGCAAGAAATAAAAGAGTTGGAATTGATACATCAAAACCTGTCCAAATATCTCAAACAGGATGCTCCTGAAATACAAAGATCTTCTCATAACCAACTCCCTTCTTTGTAA
- a CDS encoding low molecular weight protein-tyrosine-phosphatase, which produces MIRVLFVCHGNICRSTMAESVFTHKVKTLGLSDQFLIDSFATSTEEIGNPPHRGTVNKLREVGIPLVPHRAKQITWADYEKSDYIIGMDSANMRNLNRMLKNDPEEKLYKFLTFAGSGRDIADPWYTGNFDETYEDIQEGCEGFLDYLEKHGEIHY; this is translated from the coding sequence ATGATAAGAGTGTTATTTGTCTGCCACGGCAATATCTGCAGATCAACTATGGCCGAGAGTGTTTTTACGCACAAGGTAAAAACGCTCGGCCTTTCAGATCAGTTTTTGATCGACAGTTTTGCAACAAGTACAGAAGAGATTGGGAATCCGCCTCACAGAGGAACAGTGAACAAGCTGAGAGAAGTGGGAATACCACTGGTTCCGCACAGAGCGAAGCAGATTACGTGGGCGGATTATGAAAAATCCGATTATATTATTGGTATGGATTCTGCTAATATGCGTAATCTTAACAGGATGCTGAAGAATGATCCGGAAGAGAAGCTCTATAAGTTTCTGACTTTTGCCGGATCAGGACGGGATATTGCGGATCCTTGGTATACAGGAAATTTTGATGAAACTTATGAAGATATACAGGAAGGTTGTGAGGGATTTCTGGATTATCTGGAGAAACATGGAGAAATCCATTACTGA
- a CDS encoding DUF6070 family protein gives MEIIDMSTKRKLKKMVSVLFILGCFFIGNTKCKGADLEYISQETANYAVQERGYDLPVDEVVKEEAIEDCKNVMNQMKAIYQKADKGTSSNVVVSETVMEEMQEVLKEKNVPVITSAPYSNMANYSKMEEFLFRAEQDLPGDIVLYRINRDGGIERLKFNYDGTDMYLLAAKVVWGMNDNPSIVYVSYTRIEEWKYTEKGWFGYTLCVPKYPEVSEAVDGSSMIRIKPLSDECREVSKRCVYWLGYQGNNLLCSDWDRSDMEGLDYNGLYEYLYRMKYGERYEFSGNSSGIPAEEFENLIMEFLPITAEQIKKWAVFDSEHQTYDWEQFGCFNYSFGTSLPEVVEIRDSGEGNNVLVVDAVCDTFICNDAVITSELTVKFNDDKSFKYMGNKILNNGTKEIPKYQYRIKRKN, from the coding sequence ATGGAGATAATTGATATGAGTACAAAAAGAAAACTGAAAAAGATGGTGAGTGTTTTATTTATTTTGGGATGCTTTTTCATAGGAAATACAAAATGTAAAGGGGCTGATTTAGAATATATTTCACAGGAAACTGCGAATTATGCTGTACAAGAAAGAGGATATGATTTGCCAGTAGATGAAGTCGTGAAAGAAGAAGCTATTGAAGATTGTAAGAATGTTATGAATCAGATGAAAGCCATTTATCAAAAGGCGGATAAAGGAACTTCATCGAATGTAGTAGTTTCTGAGACAGTAATGGAAGAAATGCAGGAAGTATTAAAGGAAAAAAATGTCCCTGTTATTACATCAGCGCCGTATTCAAATATGGCTAATTATTCTAAAATGGAAGAATTTCTTTTCAGGGCAGAACAGGATCTGCCAGGAGATATCGTCTTATATAGGATTAACAGGGATGGTGGGATAGAAAGACTCAAATTCAATTATGATGGGACAGATATGTATTTGCTGGCTGCGAAAGTTGTTTGGGGTATGAACGACAATCCATCTATTGTATATGTTTCGTATACAAGGATAGAAGAATGGAAATATACAGAAAAAGGCTGGTTTGGTTATACGCTATGTGTTCCAAAATATCCGGAAGTATCAGAAGCGGTTGATGGCAGTTCTATGATAAGAATTAAACCTTTAAGTGATGAATGCAGGGAAGTTTCAAAGAGGTGTGTGTATTGGCTTGGATATCAGGGGAATAATCTTTTATGTTCTGATTGGGATAGATCTGATATGGAAGGGTTAGATTATAATGGTTTATATGAATATTTATATCGAATGAAATACGGGGAGAGATATGAGTTTTCAGGTAACTCAAGTGGAATTCCGGCAGAAGAGTTTGAAAATCTGATAATGGAGTTTTTGCCGATAACAGCGGAGCAAATTAAAAAATGGGCAGTATTTGATTCGGAACATCAAACTTATGACTGGGAACAATTTGGTTGTTTTAATTATAGCTTTGGAACATCTTTACCGGAGGTCGTTGAAATAAGAGATAGCGGAGAGGGAAACAATGTGCTGGTTGTTGATGCTGTATGTGATACATTTATATGTAATGATGCCGTTATTACAAGTGAGCTGACTGTTAAGTTCAACGATGATAAGAGTTTTAAATATATGGGGAATAAAATTCTGAATAATGGTACGAAAGAAATTCCCAAATATCAATATAGAATAAAAAGAAAGAACTGA
- a CDS encoding BlaI/MecI/CopY family transcriptional regulator encodes MMSLPQISEAEFEVMKIVWKYAPINTNEITEKLTLTISWSPKTIQTLIKRLVSKKALSYEKQSRVFVYTPLVQEDEYIRQESNSFLKRYYNGNLSSMLASYLEDDKLSSTEIDNLRHLLSKHQK; translated from the coding sequence ATTATGTCACTACCCCAGATTTCAGAAGCCGAATTTGAAGTTATGAAAATTGTATGGAAATATGCTCCCATCAATACAAATGAAATTACAGAAAAACTTACTCTAACTATCAGCTGGAGTCCAAAAACAATTCAAACTCTTATCAAGAGACTTGTTTCCAAAAAAGCTCTTTCCTACGAAAAACAAAGCCGGGTATTTGTCTATACTCCATTAGTCCAAGAAGATGAATATATACGCCAGGAAAGCAATTCTTTTTTAAAGCGATATTATAATGGAAATCTTTCTTCTATGCTGGCTTCTTACCTTGAAGACGATAAGCTCTCTTCAACAGAAATTGATAACTTACGCCATTTATTATCAAAACATCAGAAATAG
- a CDS encoding plasmid mobilization protein: protein MSKRTRIHPVQFYLNDDEQYILEEKYRLSRMKSKSAFLRKMILYGFVYEVDYSHIRKMNTLLGNISSNLNQITHRINSTNTVYPKDLDDIKELMEKIWQLQKSMVSKQPLIKQ from the coding sequence ATGAGCAAACGTACCAGAATTCATCCCGTACAATTTTATTTGAATGATGACGAACAATACATTTTAGAAGAAAAATATCGTCTTTCCAGGATGAAAAGCAAATCTGCCTTTCTACGGAAAATGATCTTATATGGATTTGTATATGAAGTAGACTACTCTCATATCCGAAAAATGAATACCCTGCTGGGCAATATCAGCAGCAATTTGAATCAGATCACCCATCGTATAAACAGTACCAATACAGTTTACCCAAAGGACCTGGACGATATAAAGGAGTTAATGGAAAAAATATGGCAGTTACAAAAATCCATGGTATCAAAACAACCGTTGATAAAGCAATAG
- a CDS encoding BlaR1 family beta-lactam sensor/signal transducer, whose translation MSNWIIHFLISNIFICIFTLVIIGTKKLLKKYLSAATQYHLCFLLFLLLAVPFFPVQIHGSQLFSWLHFFQTDSGLNSGTDTLSELTSNTQNILLNQVNDFSVSISSQFSGGLNTILFLIWITGVMIMSVLTLHSLNYVRSIKRSALPLQNQQVKTIYYNCLKELKISYPVSVYSTAFLKSPVLIGIIHPRIYIPIHLISELNPDDMRFMLLHELQHYRHKDTFIGFLMVISNILYWFNPFVWYTLKEIFCDREIACDSAVLQMISADEYQAYGTTLINFAEKISSFSSPLAVGMSGNFRQMKRRILNIAVFRKETLYQKMRALIIYLVISAVFIGCTPILSIDASTQSVYHFSDTDKNISLLDISETFGTYDGSFVLYDNNLDSWKIYDLEEATKRIPPESTYKIYDALLGLESGIITPEHSSMTWNGDAFPFPSWEADQDLNSAMQNSVNWYFQAIDSQLGINRVQEFLNKIEYGNQTTSSNLDLYWSDFSLKISPLEQVTLLKKFNTNEFHLNSQNVFSVKNAIKIASTPNGNFYGKTGTGRVNGQDINGWFIGYVETSDNSYYFATNIQSDSNATGKKAFEITSDILKKLHIWN comes from the coding sequence ATGAGCAACTGGATCATCCACTTTTTAATCAGTAATATCTTCATATGTATTTTTACACTTGTAATAATCGGAACAAAAAAACTTCTGAAAAAATATTTATCTGCGGCTACACAGTACCATCTCTGTTTTCTTTTATTTTTATTACTTGCCGTGCCATTTTTTCCTGTACAGATTCATGGCTCACAACTTTTTTCATGGTTACATTTTTTTCAAACTGACTCAGGACTTAACTCTGGTACCGACACGCTATCCGAACTTACCAGTAATACACAAAATATTTTGTTAAACCAGGTGAATGATTTTTCAGTTTCCATCAGTAGTCAATTTTCTGGAGGCTTGAATACCATACTCTTTCTAATATGGATAACGGGTGTTATGATTATGTCAGTCCTCACCCTTCATTCATTAAACTATGTACGTTCCATAAAAAGATCTGCTCTCCCGCTTCAAAATCAGCAGGTAAAAACTATTTATTACAATTGTTTAAAGGAACTTAAAATCTCTTACCCAGTATCAGTCTACAGTACTGCATTTTTAAAATCACCAGTTTTAATCGGAATAATACATCCCAGGATTTACATTCCCATCCATTTAATTTCCGAACTGAATCCTGATGATATGCGTTTTATGCTGCTACACGAATTACAGCATTACCGTCACAAAGATACATTTATTGGCTTCCTCATGGTCATAAGTAATATACTCTACTGGTTTAACCCTTTTGTTTGGTACACTTTAAAAGAAATTTTCTGTGACCGTGAAATAGCCTGTGATTCTGCTGTATTGCAGATGATTTCTGCTGATGAATACCAAGCTTATGGAACTACACTGATTAATTTTGCAGAAAAAATATCCTCTTTTTCCTCTCCACTGGCAGTTGGAATGTCCGGAAATTTCAGGCAGATGAAACGACGTATTCTCAACATCGCCGTTTTTAGGAAAGAAACTCTTTATCAAAAAATGAGAGCATTGATAATTTATCTGGTCATTAGTGCTGTTTTTATTGGATGTACACCCATTTTATCCATTGATGCCTCTACTCAAAGCGTATATCATTTTAGTGATACAGACAAAAATATCTCCCTGTTAGATATATCCGAAACATTTGGAACATATGATGGATCATTTGTTTTGTATGACAATAATTTGGATTCCTGGAAAATATACGATCTTGAAGAAGCCACCAAACGTATTCCGCCAGAGTCTACCTACAAAATATACGATGCATTATTAGGGTTGGAATCCGGAATCATCACACCAGAACACTCTTCCATGACATGGAATGGTGATGCCTTTCCTTTTCCATCCTGGGAAGCTGATCAGGATTTAAACTCTGCTATGCAAAATTCCGTTAACTGGTATTTCCAGGCAATTGATTCGCAGCTCGGAATTAACAGAGTCCAGGAATTTTTGAATAAAATAGAATATGGAAACCAGACAACCAGTTCAAATCTGGATTTATACTGGTCCGATTTTTCATTAAAAATCTCGCCTTTAGAGCAAGTAACATTATTGAAAAAATTTAACACAAATGAATTCCATCTAAATTCCCAAAATGTATTTTCTGTTAAAAATGCTATAAAAATTGCCAGTACACCTAATGGTAATTTCTACGGAAAAACTGGAACCGGTCGTGTCAACGGACAGGATATCAACGGCTGGTTTATCGGATATGTAGAAACTTCCGATAACAGCTATTATTTTGCAACCAATATCCAAAGTGATTCTAATGCAACTGGCAAAAAGGCATTTGAAATCACTTCTGATATCTTAAAAAAATTACATATATGGAATTAA
- a CDS encoding helix-turn-helix domain-containing protein, whose protein sequence is MKKSKKQKCAFDLLPFHVIEAASTGDTEAIQAVLKHYEGYITVLATRKMFDEFGQVHYCVDETLRQRLEAKLITKTLGFDTKSYVRKSNQ, encoded by the coding sequence ATGAAAAAAAGTAAAAAACAGAAATGCGCATTTGATTTGCTGCCATTCCATGTTATTGAGGCAGCATCAACTGGTGATACTGAGGCAATCCAGGCAGTGTTGAAGCATTATGAAGGGTACATAACAGTTTTGGCTACCAGAAAAATGTTTGACGAATTTGGACAGGTGCATTACTGTGTAGATGAAACTCTGCGTCAACGCCTGGAAGCAAAACTGATTACTAAGACCTTGGGATTTGATACGAAATCATATGTAAGGAAAAGTAATCAGTAA
- a CDS encoding type II toxin-antitoxin system RelE/ParE family toxin, producing MQEYKIILTWEAIYDVTDIADYIEEEFGQQRADRFQSDLKEQMQNLGQFSTAFPRTQILYRGYSIHKRSFPPSIIFYIIMEETKEIHILRVLRHERDWENILLQRSTYTYPE from the coding sequence ATGCAAGAATATAAAATTATTTTAACCTGGGAAGCAATTTACGATGTCACAGACATTGCAGATTATATTGAAGAAGAATTCGGCCAGCAACGTGCTGACCGTTTTCAATCTGATCTGAAAGAACAAATGCAGAATTTAGGCCAGTTCAGTACTGCCTTTCCCCGAACTCAAATTCTGTACAGAGGATATTCCATACATAAAAGATCTTTTCCGCCATCTATTATTTTTTATATTATAATGGAAGAAACAAAAGAGATTCATATTCTCCGAGTGCTGCGCCATGAACGAGATTGGGAAAATATCCTGTTGCAAAGATCAACTTATACATATCCAGAATGA
- a CDS encoding site-specific integrase, which translates to MGKTKRDQKRRDKKGRILRNGESQRKDGRYAFVYTDCYGKQKFLYSWKLEPTDSLPTGCRPCLALREKEKNIQRDLHDGIVPYGGNLTVLDLVQKYIGQKKGVRHNTQANYDFVINIIKKEEFGTRRIDKIKLSDAKAWFIKLQADGRGYSSIHSVRGIVRPAFQMAVEDDLLRKNPFEFQLCTVVVNDSVTRQAITKEQEELFLEFIRNDDHYSKYYNGMFILFKTGLRISEFCGLTVKDIDLQERKINVNHQLQRTRGMQYVIEDTKTSSGTRMLPMTDEVYECFEQIVKNRKKVRVEPIIDGYSRFLFLDKKDMPEVALHWEKHFQWALGKYNRTHEEQMPKITPHVCRHTYCSNMAKAGMNPKALQYLMGHSDIGVTLNVYTHLGLIDAKEEMNRIAKLA; encoded by the coding sequence TTGGGTAAAACAAAACGTGACCAAAAACGACGAGATAAAAAAGGTCGAATTTTACGAAACGGAGAAAGTCAGAGAAAAGATGGAAGATATGCGTTTGTATATACAGATTGTTATGGAAAGCAGAAGTTTTTGTATAGTTGGAAATTAGAGCCAACAGATTCTCTGCCAACTGGATGCAGACCATGCTTAGCTCTAAGGGAAAAAGAAAAAAATATCCAAAGAGATTTACATGATGGTATAGTACCTTACGGAGGAAATTTAACAGTTTTGGATTTGGTTCAAAAATATATTGGACAAAAAAAGGGGGTTCGTCATAATACTCAGGCGAACTATGATTTTGTGATCAATATAATAAAAAAAGAAGAATTCGGAACCAGAAGAATAGATAAAATAAAATTGTCGGATGCAAAAGCATGGTTTATTAAGCTGCAAGCAGATGGAAGAGGATACAGTTCCATTCACAGTGTGCGTGGAATTGTAAGACCTGCATTTCAGATGGCAGTTGAAGATGATTTACTGCGCAAGAATCCTTTTGAATTTCAATTATGTACAGTTGTCGTAAATGACAGTGTTACAAGACAGGCAATTACAAAAGAACAGGAAGAGTTATTTCTGGAGTTTATCCGAAATGATGACCATTACTCAAAATACTATAATGGAATGTTTATTTTGTTTAAGACTGGACTTCGTATTTCTGAGTTTTGTGGATTGACAGTGAAAGATATTGATCTTCAGGAGAGAAAAATCAATGTGAATCATCAGCTTCAGAGAACCAGAGGAATGCAGTACGTCATTGAAGATACCAAAACTTCAAGTGGAACACGAATGTTGCCGATGACAGATGAAGTTTATGAATGTTTTGAACAGATTGTGAAAAACCGTAAAAAAGTAAGGGTTGAGCCGATTATAGATGGATATAGTCGATTTTTATTCCTGGATAAAAAAGATATGCCTGAGGTAGCACTCCATTGGGAAAAACATTTTCAGTGGGCGTTAGGAAAGTATAATCGTACTCATGAGGAACAAATGCCAAAGATCACGCCTCATGTATGTAGGCATACATATTGTTCCAATATGGCGAAAGCTGGAATGAATCCGAAAGCACTCCAATATTTAATGGGACATTCTGATATAGGGGTTACGTTAAATGTATATACGCATCTGGGATTAATTGATGCAAAAGAAGAGATGAATAGGATTGCAAAACTGGCATAG
- a CDS encoding helix-turn-helix domain-containing protein, producing MIIYWDKKTNSKNRIGQRVKELRKAHNLTQKTLAAKLQLAGYDFNDLAILRIEQGTRFVPDYEVVALAEVFNVSCEYLLGLTDAPAK from the coding sequence ATGATTATTTATTGGGATAAAAAAACGAACAGTAAAAACAGAATAGGACAACGGGTAAAAGAATTACGAAAGGCTCATAATCTTACTCAGAAAACACTCGCTGCCAAATTACAACTTGCAGGATATGATTTTAATGATCTGGCAATCCTGCGAATTGAACAAGGCACACGTTTCGTTCCCGACTACGAAGTTGTCGCACTGGCCGAAGTATTTAATGTTTCCTGCGAATATCTTCTTGGTCTGACGGACGCTCCTGCAAAATAA
- a CDS encoding RNA polymerase sigma factor has product MEQSSFQDEQTVRHQFDSLCKLALKSEVINYEKHMAYRQKYEVMLSELSEKELSRLFIMDEHEMETHRFQVLGYDIEVKDALIAEALQTLTEKKRNVVLLSYFMDMSDADIAREMNLVRSTINEHRRRSLELMRKNMEESANEKK; this is encoded by the coding sequence ATGGAGCAATCCTCTTTTCAAGATGAGCAGACAGTCAGACATCAGTTTGATTCTCTGTGCAAGCTGGCATTGAAAAGTGAAGTTATTAATTATGAAAAGCATATGGCATATCGCCAGAAGTATGAAGTGATGTTGTCAGAATTATCAGAAAAGGAGTTGAGCAGACTTTTTATAATGGATGAGCATGAAATGGAAACACATCGTTTTCAGGTCCTGGGTTACGACATAGAAGTCAAAGATGCATTGATTGCTGAAGCACTGCAGACACTTACTGAAAAGAAAAGGAATGTTGTGTTATTATCATATTTTATGGATATGAGTGATGCAGACATTGCCAGAGAAATGAATCTTGTACGCAGCACAATTAATGAGCATCGTAGACGATCACTGGAACTGATGAGAAAAAATATGGAGGAATCTGCAAATGAAAAAAAGTAA
- a CDS encoding winged helix-turn-helix domain-containing protein, protein MKKVEIIERITDANGSISENILTSWEHKNQFIPEIIRFGELKIYLQERIVKKNDSDVHLSKYEYDILLFLAKSPGRIFGKEMVYDLVWNEPYSGDYNVVMRHICNIREKIEDDPGQPLYIQTVRGVGYRFNGNLGSE, encoded by the coding sequence GTGAAAAAGGTAGAAATTATTGAGAGAATCACAGATGCTAATGGAAGCATAAGTGAAAACATATTGACTAGCTGGGAACATAAAAACCAATTCATACCGGAAATTATAAGGTTTGGAGAATTAAAAATATATCTACAGGAACGAATTGTTAAAAAGAATGATAGTGATGTTCATCTTTCAAAATATGAATATGATATTTTACTTTTTTTAGCGAAAAGTCCAGGTAGAATATTTGGAAAAGAAATGGTTTATGATCTGGTATGGAATGAACCTTATTCCGGTGATTATAATGTGGTTATGCGACATATCTGCAATATCAGAGAAAAAATAGAAGATGATCCTGGACAACCATTATATATACAAACAGTACGAGGTGTAGGATATCGGTTTAATGGGAATTTAGGCAGCGAGTGA